In a genomic window of Sphingomonas lutea:
- a CDS encoding (2Fe-2S)-binding protein: protein MSSMTVNGEPIRYRLDPATPLLSALREASNLTGTKFGCDSGECGACTVIVDGRATMSCSVTIGDLEGAQVTTIEGLGGAHPVQRAWIAEQVTMCGYCEPGFIMAIAALLRASPSPTSEQIDALPNICRCGAYPRIRRAIRRAAAAGRGDAAVHRRPIEPSASAE, encoded by the coding sequence TGACCGTCAACGGTGAGCCGATCCGCTATCGGCTGGATCCCGCGACACCCTTGCTGTCGGCGCTGCGCGAGGCGTCTAACCTGACGGGCACGAAATTCGGCTGCGACAGCGGCGAATGCGGCGCTTGCACGGTGATCGTCGATGGGCGCGCGACGATGAGTTGCAGCGTCACCATCGGCGATCTCGAAGGCGCCCAAGTGACGACCATCGAAGGGCTTGGCGGCGCGCATCCGGTGCAGCGTGCGTGGATTGCCGAGCAGGTGACGATGTGCGGCTATTGCGAGCCGGGCTTCATCATGGCGATTGCGGCGCTGCTGCGCGCGAGCCCGTCGCCGACGTCCGAGCAAATCGACGCGCTGCCCAACATCTGCCGCTGTGGCGCTTACCCGCGAATCCGCCGGGCAATCCGCCGCGCGGCGGCGGCTGGTAGAGGCGACGCCGCCGTTCATCGAAGGCCGATTGAGCCTTCCGCTTCCGCCGAATGA